The genomic interval AGCCCCCCCGCCCAAGGGCTACGTGCCTGCCGGCTGGGACGCCGAAGCCGCCAAGGCACCGGGCCGGCAGAAGCAAGACCTTGGGCGGGGGGGCTAGGTACTGCGCCGACGCGAACATCACCACCGCGTACACCACGCCCAACAGGAAGAACGTCCGCGCGACGCTCCACGTCGTGTACACCGGCTCGGCCTCGGTCGAGCCGTCGGCGAGGAACAGGTCGGCCATGATCGGTGCCGCGAGCATCGACGCGAAGCCGAAGCCCATGATCGCCAGCCCCGTCGCCATGCCGCGCTTATCGGGGAACCACTTGACCAGCGTGCTCACCGGCGTGATGTACCCGACGCCCAACCCGATGCCGCCGAGCACGCCGTAGGTCAAGTAGAACAGCCAGATCGAGCCGACTTGCACCGCGAGCCCGGCCCCGATGAGCCCGAGCCCGAAGCACGTCGCCGAGAGCATGCCCGACGCCCGCGGCCCGCGCTTCTCCACGAAATGCCCGAGAAACGCCGCCGCCAACCCAAGGCACGCGATCGCGATGCTGAAGCTGACCTTCACCTCGTCCGCCGTCGCACCCAGCAGCGTACTCACCGGCGCGGTCATCACGCTGTAGGCATAAACGCTGCCGATGCACACGTGAATCCCCACGGCACAGGCGGCGATCAGCCAGCGGTTCTTGAGCCGCCCCGGCGGGGCGGGTGAGGTGGCGGATTCGGCGGTGCGGGGGTTTGGCGAATGCACGATACGAACCTAGCAAACCCCGCAAGTTTCTCACCGGCCGCGGCCGTGTGTCGGGCGTGACAATGTGTGAGGGTGTTCAGGTGTGACAACGCGTCTCATGTGCGTATCCGCCTTGCCCGGCCGACCGAATGCCGGGAAACTTCCGGCATGGAAGACCGACCGATCTGGCACACGGAGTTCACCCAAGCCCTCACGGCCGAGGGCACCGCGCCGTATCTCTGCGTACTGGCGACCGTCGATGGACGTATGAACCCGACGGCCCGTTACATGTATTGTCGCGAGGTGACCGAGGATGTCCAACTCGTGTTCATCAGCGACCGCCGAACGCGTAAGGACGATCATGTGCGCGAGCGGCCGCAGGCCGAGGTTGTCTTCTGGCTCGAGTCCAGTCGCACCCAGTTCCGCCTCCGTGGCCACACGGTCGTCGTCGACGCGGAGATGGACGAGCACATGCGTCAGACGTGGTGGGCGCGGATCAGCGACGAAAGCAGGGCGATCAATGTCGGTGCCGGCAACGGTTGGACACTGAGCCCGGACGCATCGGCAAAGGTGT from Planctomycetota bacterium carries:
- a CDS encoding MFS transporter, producing MHSPNPRTAESATSPAPPGRLKNRWLIAACAVGIHVCIGSVYAYSVMTAPVSTLLGATADEVKVSFSIAIACLGLAAAFLGHFVEKRGPRASGMLSATCFGLGLIGAGLAVQVGSIWLFYLTYGVLGGIGLGVGYITPVSTLVKWFPDKRGMATGLAIMGFGFASMLAAPIMADLFLADGSTEAEPVYTTWSVARTFFLLGVVYAVVMFASAQYLAPPPKVLLLPARCLGGFGVPAGRHVALGRGG
- a CDS encoding pyridoxamine 5'-phosphate oxidase family protein; its protein translation is MEDRPIWHTEFTQALTAEGTAPYLCVLATVDGRMNPTARYMYCREVTEDVQLVFISDRRTRKDDHVRERPQAEVVFWLESSRTQFRLRGHTVVVDAEMDEHMRQTWWARISDESRAINVGAGNGWTLSPDASAKVSAETPMPSTFEILVLNPEEVELLAVKSQPHTKRVWNKAGAQWTTV